A part of Salmo salar chromosome ssa18, Ssal_v3.1, whole genome shotgun sequence genomic DNA contains:
- the LOC106577576 gene encoding stabilizer of axonemal microtubules 2 isoform X2: MKIQCLCQICTCGHHHCSQGSLPEEPCVLIPGCMVSEYQEKYPAYCTTVVRAAKKQNNEYQPLEGRISNMTTFKSDYVAHEVTQRPPKVTKVYVPPDGRMRHSSTYARDYPSHPVQKHTVTKPEEYHPPTAKMVAQSLYTGEFRAWHNQKVQPYRTCDNLKLNDSKFEVTTTFQDDYCHKGPAEARESFKPAANARETLPFDSATNYQTQYVPHPVQPRQPKERAVYRPTSAPLNGVSTHRQDYRGLQAEPAKPFRAKVAWESSPAVFQGTSEFRDQYKAWPLQPKHRHQAEEYCPPEGTMVGLSTAHADYLDHESQQRPQSARPPVEAWTKEAREPLQTRSTMKEDYRTWDVVRRPPMVYADELEKPKGAFANTTTFRSAYTPKTAQRATSFKPTQKLLSPQTMDVDSIYRSTYTPKEIPPCPARDGCPPGFQYSSMGAGGHRLYRTISVQETGLSQLAAATSDKSSYSHSRKSCRVPSRAKRAP; encoded by the exons ATGAAAATCCAATGTTTGTGCCAGATATGCACCTGCGG GCATCACCACTGCTCACAAGGATCCCTTCCAGAGGAACCTTGTGTCCTGATCCCAGGCTGCATGGTCTCGGAATACCAGGAAAAGTACCCTGCCTACTGCACCACTGTTGTCCGGGCAGCCAAGAAGCAGAATAATGAGTATCAGCCACTGGAGGGAAGGATATCCAACATGACCACTTTCAA GTCAGACTACGTGGCCCATGAAGTGACCCAGAGGCCCCCAAAGGTCACCAAGGTGTATGTGCCACCTGACGGGAGAATGAGACACAGCAGCACCTACGCCAGGGACTACCCATCACACCCTGTTCAGAAGCACACCGTGACCAAGCCGGAGGAGTATCATCCGCCCACAGCAAAGATGGTCGCTCAGTCCTTATACACAG GGGAATTCCGAGCATGGCACAACCAGAAAGTCCAACCCTACAGGACCTGTGACAACCTGAAGCTGAACGACAGCAAGTTCGAGGTGACCACCACCTTCCAAGACGACTACTGCCACAAGGGCCCGGCCGAGGCCAGGGAGAGCTTCAAACCGGCTGCCAACGCCCGGGAGACCCTGCCCTTTGACAGTGCCACCAACTACCAGACGCAGTATGTCCCCCACCCGGTCCAGCCCAGGCAGCCCAAAGAGAGGGCCGTCTACAGGCCTACCAGCGCCCCCCTCAATGGGGTCTCCACCCACAGGCAGGACTACCGGGGCCTGCAGGCTGAGCCCGCCAAGCCCTTTAGGGCCAAGGTGGCCTGGGAGAGCAGCCCAGCTGTATTCCAGGGGACCAGTGAGTTCCGCGACCAGTACAAGGCCTGGCCCCTGCAGCCCAAGCACCGGCACCAGGCTGAGGAGTACTGCCCACCCGAGGGCACTATGGTCGGTCTGTCCACAGCTCATGCTGACTATCTCGACCACGAGAGCCAGCAGCGGCCCCAGTCCGCCCGTCCCCCGGTCGAGGCCTGGACAAAGGAGGCCAGAGAGCCCCTCCAGACCAGGTCCACCATGAAGGAGGACTACCGGACCTGGGACGTGGTACGTCGTCCCCCCATGGTCTACGCAGATGAGCTAGAGAAACCCAAGGGAGCTTTCGCCAATACCACCACCTTCCGCTCAGCATACACGCCCAAGACGGCCCAGCGCGCCACCAGCTTTAAACCCACCCAGAAGCTGTTGAGCCCCCAGACCATGGATGTAGACTCCATCTATCGCTCCACCTACACACCCAAGGAGATCCCACCTTGTCCAGCCCGGGATGGCTGTCCTCCTGGCTTTCAGTACAGCTCCATGGGGGCTGGAGGACACAGGCTGTACCGAACCATCTCGGTACAGGAAACGGGGCTGAGTCAGCTGGCCGCTGCAACGTCCGACAAGTCCTCTTACTCCCACAGCAGAAAGAGCTGCAGGGTCCCCAGCCGAGCCAAGAGGGCGCCATAG
- the LOC106577576 gene encoding stabilizer of axonemal microtubules 2 isoform X1, whose translation MFQAISGIWRCPPLPMRHHHCSQGSLPEEPCVLIPGCMVSEYQEKYPAYCTTVVRAAKKQNNEYQPLEGRISNMTTFKSDYVAHEVTQRPPKVTKVYVPPDGRMRHSSTYARDYPSHPVQKHTVTKPEEYHPPTAKMVAQSLYTGEFRAWHNQKVQPYRTCDNLKLNDSKFEVTTTFQDDYCHKGPAEARESFKPAANARETLPFDSATNYQTQYVPHPVQPRQPKERAVYRPTSAPLNGVSTHRQDYRGLQAEPAKPFRAKVAWESSPAVFQGTSEFRDQYKAWPLQPKHRHQAEEYCPPEGTMVGLSTAHADYLDHESQQRPQSARPPVEAWTKEAREPLQTRSTMKEDYRTWDVVRRPPMVYADELEKPKGAFANTTTFRSAYTPKTAQRATSFKPTQKLLSPQTMDVDSIYRSTYTPKEIPPCPARDGCPPGFQYSSMGAGGHRLYRTISVQETGLSQLAAATSDKSSYSHSRKSCRVPSRAKRAP comes from the exons ATGTTTCAAGCTATATCTGGAATTTGGAGATGCCCACCTTTGCCAATGAG GCATCACCACTGCTCACAAGGATCCCTTCCAGAGGAACCTTGTGTCCTGATCCCAGGCTGCATGGTCTCGGAATACCAGGAAAAGTACCCTGCCTACTGCACCACTGTTGTCCGGGCAGCCAAGAAGCAGAATAATGAGTATCAGCCACTGGAGGGAAGGATATCCAACATGACCACTTTCAA GTCAGACTACGTGGCCCATGAAGTGACCCAGAGGCCCCCAAAGGTCACCAAGGTGTATGTGCCACCTGACGGGAGAATGAGACACAGCAGCACCTACGCCAGGGACTACCCATCACACCCTGTTCAGAAGCACACCGTGACCAAGCCGGAGGAGTATCATCCGCCCACAGCAAAGATGGTCGCTCAGTCCTTATACACAG GGGAATTCCGAGCATGGCACAACCAGAAAGTCCAACCCTACAGGACCTGTGACAACCTGAAGCTGAACGACAGCAAGTTCGAGGTGACCACCACCTTCCAAGACGACTACTGCCACAAGGGCCCGGCCGAGGCCAGGGAGAGCTTCAAACCGGCTGCCAACGCCCGGGAGACCCTGCCCTTTGACAGTGCCACCAACTACCAGACGCAGTATGTCCCCCACCCGGTCCAGCCCAGGCAGCCCAAAGAGAGGGCCGTCTACAGGCCTACCAGCGCCCCCCTCAATGGGGTCTCCACCCACAGGCAGGACTACCGGGGCCTGCAGGCTGAGCCCGCCAAGCCCTTTAGGGCCAAGGTGGCCTGGGAGAGCAGCCCAGCTGTATTCCAGGGGACCAGTGAGTTCCGCGACCAGTACAAGGCCTGGCCCCTGCAGCCCAAGCACCGGCACCAGGCTGAGGAGTACTGCCCACCCGAGGGCACTATGGTCGGTCTGTCCACAGCTCATGCTGACTATCTCGACCACGAGAGCCAGCAGCGGCCCCAGTCCGCCCGTCCCCCGGTCGAGGCCTGGACAAAGGAGGCCAGAGAGCCCCTCCAGACCAGGTCCACCATGAAGGAGGACTACCGGACCTGGGACGTGGTACGTCGTCCCCCCATGGTCTACGCAGATGAGCTAGAGAAACCCAAGGGAGCTTTCGCCAATACCACCACCTTCCGCTCAGCATACACGCCCAAGACGGCCCAGCGCGCCACCAGCTTTAAACCCACCCAGAAGCTGTTGAGCCCCCAGACCATGGATGTAGACTCCATCTATCGCTCCACCTACACACCCAAGGAGATCCCACCTTGTCCAGCCCGGGATGGCTGTCCTCCTGGCTTTCAGTACAGCTCCATGGGGGCTGGAGGACACAGGCTGTACCGAACCATCTCGGTACAGGAAACGGGGCTGAGTCAGCTGGCCGCTGCAACGTCCGACAAGTCCTCTTACTCCCACAGCAGAAAGAGCTGCAGGGTCCCCAGCCGAGCCAAGAGGGCGCCATAG
- the LOC100380740 gene encoding perilipin-2 isoform X1, with protein sequence MEVVEVVNNQNVVERVASLPLVSSTYDMVSSAYCTTKDNHPYLKSMCEVAEQGVRNLTTAALTGAAPIISKLEPQISMANDLACKGLDKIEKTLPILHQPSEQIVTNAKYAVTGAKDVMSNTVTGAKDSVSHTLTNAVDRTRGAVQDGVEMTRAAVQDGMQMTRAAVSGSVNTVMESRVAQMVSSGMDTALTTSESLVDQYLPRTEDELEMEAKMVEGFEVAKDAPSYYVRLGSLSTKLRKRAYHKALAQVKDAKQRSQESISQLNHTVDLIEYARKNIDGANQKVKGKLSSLVEWKSNEEGDGNEAENIESRTLAIARSLTQQLQTTCQVLVSGLQGLPQNIQKEALFLSHSASQVYSSFSKAVAFGDLSDGVLASSKAQLGKMKESLDDIMDYLVNNTSLNWLVPDFTLSDLASEPDLSSVEDDEMSETSTNEPLSAPLAHQ encoded by the exons ATGGAAGTCGTTGAAGTcgtcaataaccag AATGTGGTTGAGAGGGTGGCCAGCCTCCCCTTGGTGAGCTCCACCTATGACATGGTGTCCAGTGCCTACTGCACCACCAAGGATAACCACCCCTACCTCAAGTCTATGTGTGAGGTGGCCGAGCAGGGGGTTAGGAACCTCACCACTGCAGCGCTCACCGGTGCAGCACCCATCATCAGCAAGCTGGAGCCACAAA TTTCCATGGCCAATGACCTGGCCTGTAAAGGCCTGGATAAGATTGAGAAGACCTTGCCAATCCTGCACCAGCCTTCTGAGCAG ATTGTCACCAACGCCAAGTATGCAGTGACCGGTGCCAAAGACGTGATGTCTAACACTGTCACAGGGGCCAAGGACAGTGTGTCCCACACCTTGACCAATGCAGTGGACCGGACCAGGGGTGCCGTGCAGGACGGCGTGGAGATGACTCGTGCTGCGGTCCAGGATGGTATGCAGATGACCCGGGCTGCGGTCAGCGGCAGCGTGAATACGGTGATGGAGAGCCGTGTGGCCCAGATGGTCAGCAGCGGAATGGACACGGCACTCACCACCTCTGAGAGCCTGGTGGACCAGTACCTGCCTCGCACTGAGGACGAGTTGG AAATGGAGGCTAAAATGGTCGAAGGATTCGAAGTGGCGAAGGATGCACCTAGCTACTATGTCCGTCTGGGCTCTCTGTCTACCAAGCTGCGTAAGAGGGCATACCACAAGGCTCTGGCCCAGGTCAAAGACGCCAAGCAGCGCAGCCAGGAGTCCATCTCACAACTCAACCACACTGTAGACCTG ATTGAATACGCCAGAAAGAATATTGACGGAGCTAACCAGAAGGTGAAAGGGAAACTGAGCTCCCTGGTTGAGTGGAAGTCTAATGAGGAAGGAGATGGCAATGAGGCTGAG AATATAGAGTCAAGAACCCTGGCCATAGCGCGCTCCCTCACACAGCAGCTGCAGACAACATGCCAGGTGCTGGTGTCTGGCCTGCAGGGCCTTCCCCAGAACATCCAGAAGGAGGCGCTGTTCCTCAGCCACTCAGCCTCCCAGGTCTACTCCAGCTTCAGCAAAGCGGTGGCGTTTGGGGACCTGTCGGACGGGGTGCTGGCCAGCAGCAAGGCCCAGCTGGGCAAGATGAAGGAGTCGCTGGACGACATCATGGACTACCTGGTTAACAACACGTCCCTCAACTGGCTG GTACCAGACTTCACCTTGTCCGACCTGGCCTCGGAACCTGACCTCTCCTCAGTTGAAGACGATGAAATGTCTGAGACCAGCACCAACGAACCTCTATCAGCTCCCCTTGCCCACCAATAA
- the LOC100380740 gene encoding perilipin-2 isoform X2, which produces MEVVEVVNNQNVVERVASLPLVSSTYDMVSSAYCTTKDNHPYLKSMCEVAEQGVRNLTTAALTGAAPIISKLEPQISMANDLACKGLDKIEKTLPILHQPSEQIVTNAKYAVTGAKDVMSNTVTGAKDSVSHTLTNAVDRTRGAVQDGVEMTRAAVQDGMQMTRAAVSGSVNTVMESRVAQMVSSGMDTALTTSESLVDQYLPRTEDELEMEAKMVEGFEVAKDAPSYYVRLGSLSTKLRKRAYHKALAQVKDAKQRSQESISQLNHTVDLIEYARKNIDGANQKVKGKLSSLVEWKSNEEGDGNEAENIESRTLAIARSLTQQLQTTCQVLVSGLQGLPQNIQKEALFLSHSASQVYSSFSKAVAFGDLSDGVLASSKAQLGKMKESLDDIMDYLVNNTSLNWLVGPFYPRQAPPPTTTSSQSQKTPAPAEVEMKSMD; this is translated from the exons ATGGAAGTCGTTGAAGTcgtcaataaccag AATGTGGTTGAGAGGGTGGCCAGCCTCCCCTTGGTGAGCTCCACCTATGACATGGTGTCCAGTGCCTACTGCACCACCAAGGATAACCACCCCTACCTCAAGTCTATGTGTGAGGTGGCCGAGCAGGGGGTTAGGAACCTCACCACTGCAGCGCTCACCGGTGCAGCACCCATCATCAGCAAGCTGGAGCCACAAA TTTCCATGGCCAATGACCTGGCCTGTAAAGGCCTGGATAAGATTGAGAAGACCTTGCCAATCCTGCACCAGCCTTCTGAGCAG ATTGTCACCAACGCCAAGTATGCAGTGACCGGTGCCAAAGACGTGATGTCTAACACTGTCACAGGGGCCAAGGACAGTGTGTCCCACACCTTGACCAATGCAGTGGACCGGACCAGGGGTGCCGTGCAGGACGGCGTGGAGATGACTCGTGCTGCGGTCCAGGATGGTATGCAGATGACCCGGGCTGCGGTCAGCGGCAGCGTGAATACGGTGATGGAGAGCCGTGTGGCCCAGATGGTCAGCAGCGGAATGGACACGGCACTCACCACCTCTGAGAGCCTGGTGGACCAGTACCTGCCTCGCACTGAGGACGAGTTGG AAATGGAGGCTAAAATGGTCGAAGGATTCGAAGTGGCGAAGGATGCACCTAGCTACTATGTCCGTCTGGGCTCTCTGTCTACCAAGCTGCGTAAGAGGGCATACCACAAGGCTCTGGCCCAGGTCAAAGACGCCAAGCAGCGCAGCCAGGAGTCCATCTCACAACTCAACCACACTGTAGACCTG ATTGAATACGCCAGAAAGAATATTGACGGAGCTAACCAGAAGGTGAAAGGGAAACTGAGCTCCCTGGTTGAGTGGAAGTCTAATGAGGAAGGAGATGGCAATGAGGCTGAG AATATAGAGTCAAGAACCCTGGCCATAGCGCGCTCCCTCACACAGCAGCTGCAGACAACATGCCAGGTGCTGGTGTCTGGCCTGCAGGGCCTTCCCCAGAACATCCAGAAGGAGGCGCTGTTCCTCAGCCACTCAGCCTCCCAGGTCTACTCCAGCTTCAGCAAAGCGGTGGCGTTTGGGGACCTGTCGGACGGGGTGCTGGCCAGCAGCAAGGCCCAGCTGGGCAAGATGAAGGAGTCGCTGGACGACATCATGGACTACCTGGTTAACAACACGTCCCTCAACTGGCTGGTAGGTCCCTTTTACCCCCGGCAGGcaccaccccccaccaccacgtCCTCCCAGTCCCAGAAGACACCAGCCCCCGCAGAGGTTGAGATGAAATCAATGGACTAA